CCAGCCGGCCCGTGGTCATCGGGTGGTGGCGGGGCCGGTAGCGGTAGAAGCCCGAGGCGAAGCCGAAGTTGTCCTCGGTCAGGTACAGGTGTCCGCCCGCCGGGTCGAACGCGACCGACTCGTGCGCGAACCGCCCGGCCGCCGTGATCGGCTCCCGGTCGGACTCCCCGTCCGCGGGCACCTCGAAGACGAACCCGTGCCGCTGGGTGAGGGCCACGTTGGGCGCGCCGGTGAAGTCCGGGCCGACGTCCGGGCCGTTGACCGTCTCCTCGCAGGAGATCCAGGAGCCCCACGGCATCCGGCCGCCCGAGCAGTTCATCATCGTGCCGTTGAGGCTGGTGCGGGCGTGCCGGACTTCGCCGTACCGGGTCACCTCGACGGTGGTGCAGCCGGCTTGGGCGGCGGTGTCGTAGGCCTGACCGGGGTCGCCGAACGCCTTGCCCGGCCCGTTGAGCTCGTGGTTGCGCACGAGCAGGTAGTTGCCGTTGCCGGCGCGGAAGGCGCCCATGCCGTCGTGGCGTCCGGGCAGGACGGTCTGGCCGTCCAGCACTACCGTGGACTCCGTGTCGTGGAACGACCGGTACTGGAACCCTTCGGGCAGCCACAACCGCACCGCCCCGTCACGCAGGTCGGGGACGGGCCCGAGCACGTTGGCACGGGCGGGTTCGGCGGCGGCCCGGTTCAGGAACCCGGCGAACGGCCCACCCAACAACGCCCCGGCCACGGCACCACGCAAAACGGTCCGACGATCCATCGCCGCATCGTCCGCCCACCCCCGCCACCCCGCAACCGGAGGCCCTGGGTCACCCCGAGGCCCTGGTCACCCGCGAGTCCCTGGCTCACCCCGAGGTCCGCAGCACCGCGGGGTCGAACCGGCGGGTCGCCTTGGCCACCGCCGCCTCGCGCATCGGCCGCGGCCCGGTGATCCGCGTCATCGCCATCCCGATGTCGCTCAGCAGGGCTTTGAGGCTGGTCGATTTCGGGCTGCGGTCGTCCCAGTAGGTGTCGAAGCGGCTCATCGTGCTCGCGAGGCGGATCAGGTGGACGCCCAGCACGGCCTTGGCGCGCAGCACCTCGCCGACCTCGGACTGGAAGACCAGCCCTGCCAGGTCGTCCTCGGTGGCCTGCCCGTCCACCAGCGTGTGCAGCTCCCACAGCGGCGTGATGTCCGGGTCGTCCGAGCCCGCCGCCCGCACGGCGGCCGTGGTGGCGTGCCGCAGGTCGTGCCGGATCACGTGGGAGACGAGGTCGACCATCGTCAGCGGTGCGTTGCTCCGGCGTTGGAGCTCCACCGCCATGCGCGCGGTGCGCAACAGGTCCCGTGGCAGGCCGCCAGACCACGCGTGGCAGAACATCGCGATCAGCGGGGCGAAGCCGGCCGCCCGCGCGGTGACCACGGAGACCGACTCGTCCAGGGTGAGGGGTTCCGCCCGCACGACGACGTCGAAAGCGGAGTCGAACGCGTCGCGCGCGGGCAGGCCGCGTTGTTCGAACGCGGCGAGCGCGTCGGTGGACACCGCGACCACGAAGTGCACGCCCTGGATGTGGAACAGGTCCTTGAGCTCGTTGACGACGGACACCAGGCTCTCGGGCTTGTCGAGCTTGTCCAACTCGTCCACGCAGATCACCAGCTTGTCGTCACGGTGGCCGGCGGCGAACAACGTGAGGAGTTCGCGCAGTTCCATCACCAGGTCCGCGTGCGACATCGCACGGCTCTTGTGCTTGACGGAGTCCTCGTCCGCGGTCTCGAACACCGACCACAGCTTGACCGTGTTCTTGCTCGTGGCACCGTGCTCGACCTCCCACTTGAGCAGGTGCTGGATCCGCCGTGCCTGGCGGACGTCGGCGGCGCCGGGCTCGGCGACCGGGGTGAGGGCGTTGACGGCGCTGTAGACCAGGCCGGTCGCCGAGAACGTGAGCAGGCCGAGGCTGATCGCCAGGTAGAAGTCGATCGGGGTGCTGTCCCAGCTCAGGTCGAGCAGACGGAACAGGGCGATGGACAGGCCCACGAGACCCACGGCGGTGGAGAAGGCCGTCCGGGTGCGGCGGACCCGTTCGCCGGTGCGGCCGACCGGCTTGCCCGCGATGACGTTCGCGACCTCGGACAGCAGCCGGCGGATGAACTCGCCCTCGTCGTACTTGACCGGTGCCGGGAAGAAGACCGGGTGGCGCGACAACCGCTCGTCCTTGCGCAGCGCCCGCATCACGGTCGACTTGCCCGAGCCCCGCGTGCCGGCCAGACCGATCGCGGACGACTCGTGGCTGGTGATGAAGTCCCGGACGTAGTCGACCGTGGCCGAGGGGGTGATCACCGAGGTGTCCAGCTCGACCAGGCGCGGCGCGCGGGTGGGGAAGGCGACGATGCCGCGCGGGCCGAGCTCCTCGTTGATCGCGGTCGTGACCGTCTCGGTGACGGCGGCCCGCAACTCCCGGTCGTAGGCGGCCTCGGCCCGGTCGGCTGCTCGGGACCGGAGGACGAACGCCCTGCGGGTGATCGAGCGGACCGTGACGGCCGCGACAAGCATCAGGAGGCCGGTCATTGCCGTGATCAGGGTCCACGACACGGCGGCGGGCAGCGTCCGGGGCAAGGAGTACCAGCACAGGACGAACGCGGTCGCGGCGAAGGCCAAGGCGACGATGCTCATGGCCCGCCCGATGCGCATCATCCGGCGCCGGAGCTCCAGCTGTTGCCGCTCGGTCGCGCGTGCGTTCCGAAGGGGTCGGAGGCGGTCTTCCAGGGTGGGGTGTCCCCGTCGCACCCGTTCGGAGAGGCTGGCCTGGTGGTCCGCGTAGTGGGCGAACTCCGGCGACGAGAACAGCTCCGCGGTGGTGCGGGTGATCTCGTCCGCTAAGTCCGGGTTCACGGCAGGTCGCGGAGGAGGTCGGTGAGGCGGGTGACGGTCTCGGGGCCGATGCGGGTGGCCAACGCGCGTTCGTGGGCGGCGGCCAGGGATTCCAGGCGGTTCAGCTTGGTGCGGCCCAGGGGGGAGACGTGGACCGACACCCGGCGGCGGTCCTCCTCGGACTGGGTGCGGTACAGCAGGGCCGAGTCGACCAGCGCGTCCACCACGCGGGTCAGGGTCGGGTGGGGGATTTCCAGGGCCGCGGCCAGCTCGCCCATCGAGCGTTCCTCGGCGGCCAGGGCGCGCAGCACCCGCCACTGGTCGACGGTGCAGCCCTCCTCCTCCAGCACCGTCCCCAGGTCGCGGACCAGGGCGCGCTGGGCGCGGGTCAGCAGGTCGACCAGGTCCGCGCCGGCCACTCGGGTACCGCGCTGACCAGCCATGACGTGCCCTTCGCCGGGGAGGTTGGACACCGAGCATACTGTGGCGCCCATGGACTCCACGGCGGTCGTGCGCGACCGGGTCGAGGTCGCGGTGGCCGGGCCGGACCCGGGGGTGCTGCGGCTGGGGCTGCTGCTGCCGTTGTCCGGTGCGCTGGGGTTGACCGGGCCGTCCGGGCTGTCGGCCGCCTCGCTCGCGGCCACCGAGGTGAACGCGGCGGGCGGTGTGCGCGGGCGGCGGGTGGAGTTGGTGTTGCTCGACGCGGGGCGTGCGCCGCGTGAGGTGGCGGCGGACGCCGTGGGGATGCTCGGGCTGGTCGACGCGTTCGTGGGCTTCCACACCAGCGATGTGCACCGCGCCCTGGAGGTCGCCCTGGGCGGACGGGTGCCGTACGTGTTCACCCCGCCGCACGAGGGCGGGACGCGCCTGCCGGGCGTGGTGCTGCTCGGGGAGTCACCGGGTCGACAGCTCGCCCCCGCCGTCCGGTGGCTGGTGGCGCGGCGCGGGCTGCGGCGCTGGGCGTTGGTGGGCAGTGACTACATCTGGCCGCGCGCGGTGCACCGGGCCGTGTCGGCGATCGTGCGCGCGGTGGGTGCGGAGGTGGTGTGGGAGCGGTTGGTGCCGTTCCCGGAGCCGGGGATCGACGCCGAGCGGATCGTGGCCGGGCTGGCGCGGGCGGGGGCGGAGGCCGTGGTGGTCAGCCTGGTCGGTCGTGAACTGGCCCGGTTCAACCGCGTGTTCGCCGCGTCGGCGTTGGCGCAGCGGGTGGTGCGGTTGTCGGGCGCGCTGGAGGAGAACGTCCTGCTGGCCACCGGCGGCGACGACACCGGCGAGTTGTACGCGGCCATGCGGTCGTTCGCGGGTCAGGGCGACGACCGGCGGATCGCGTTGGCCGAGCGCTACCGGGCGTTGTTCGGCGGTGGCGCCCCTGTGCTCGACGTCTACGCCGAAGGCTGTTACGACGGCGTGCTCCTGACGGCGGCGTTGGCCGCGACCGGCGGGCTCACCGCCTCGAAAGCGCAGGTGGAGGCCGCCCGGCTGCTCGCCGATCCGCCGCGCGGGGCGTGGCCGGTCGGGTCGCTGGGCGCGCCGAGCCCGGGCGGTTTCCTCGCCCGCGCCGATGGCCTGGACCTCACCGTGATCACCCGGTTCTGAGGCACCAAGATCTTTCCGAGTGGAACCTTTTCATCCGGAAGTACTACGTCTAGGCTTCGCCGCACTGTCGCGTGGCGAGGAGGACGGCGATGAGCCAGGACACGGACCTGGAGCGCTATGGCTACACCCAGGAACTGCGGCGCTCGCTGGGTTTTCGCGACCTGCTGGTCTACGGGTTGATCTTCATGGTGCCGATCGCCCCGTTCGGCATCTTCGGCGGCGTGTTCCAGGGCTCGGGCGGGATGGTCGCCCTGACCTACGTCATCGGCATGGTCGCCATGCTGTTCACCGCCAACTCCTACGCGCAGATGTCCAAGGCGTTCCCGCTCGCCGGCTCGGTCTACACCTACGCGGGCCGCGGCATCGGCGCGCCGGTCGGGTTCCTGGCCGGGTGGATGGTGCTGCTGGACTACGTCCTGGTGCCCGGCCTGCTCTACCTGATCGCGGGCGTGGCGATGAACTCGCTGGTGCCGGCCGTGCCGGTGTGGCTGTGGCTGGTGGCGTTCGTGCTGCTCAACACCGCGGTCAACTACCTGGGCATCGAGATGACCGCGCGGGTCAACCGGATCATGCTGGTGGCCGAACTGGTCGTGCTGGCGGTGTTCGTCGTGATCGGCGTGGTCGCGGTGGCCCAGGGCAAGGGGCGGGGCTTCAGCTTCGACGCGTTCTACACCGGCGAGACCTTCTCCTGGCCGCTGGTGCTCGGCGCGGTGTCCATCGCGGTGCTCAGCTTCCTGGGCTTCGACGGGATCTCGACCCTGGCCGAGGAGAACCGCGAGTCCGCACGGGCGATCGGCCGGTCGATGGTGGCCGCGCTGGTGCTGGTCGGTGTGCTGTTCGTGGTGCAGACCTGGGTGGCGGCGATGCTCGTGCCCGACGCCCAGGCCCTGCTCACCGAGGGCGACCCGGGCGGCACGGCGTTCTACGACGCGGCGCGCGTGGCCGGTGGCGAGTGGTTGGCCGTCCTGACCGCCGTGGCGACCGCGGTGTCCTGGGGGTTCGCCAACTCGCTGGTCGCGCAGGCGGCGACCTCGCGGCTGCTGTTCGCCATGGCTCGCGACCGCAGCCTGCCCCGGTTCCTGGCCAAGGTGCACCCGACCCGGCGTGTGCCGGTCAACGCCACTCTGTTGGTCGCCGGGGTGTCCCTGGTTCTGGGGTTGTACATGCAGTCCCGTGAGGACGGCATCACGTTGATGAGTTCGCTGGTGAACTTCGGCGCGATGATCGCGTTCCTGCTCCTGCACGTGGCCGTGGTGGTGCACTACGTGGTCCGGCAACGCAGTCGGGACTGGTGGAAGCACCTGATCGCGCCCGTGATCGGGTTCGCCGTCCTCGCCTTCGTCGTGGTCAACGCCAAGCTCGCCGCGCAGACCAGCGGACTGGTGTGGCTCGGCCTCGGGGTGGTCTTGATGGTGGTCCTGCTCGCGACGGGCCGCGGCCTGCGCCTGTCCGGGCTCGGCGGGACGGAGGAGGAGAAGTGAGCATCGAGGTCGTGCGCCTGGATCCCGAGCGGTACGCCTACGCGTTCGGCGGGCAGGAGCCGCTGCTGACCGTGCGGCCGGGCACCGTGGTGGAACTGTCCACAGAGGACTGCTTCGGCGGAGCGGTGCGGACCGTGGACGACCTGCCCAGCCGGGTGTGCACCTTCCCCTACCTGAACCCGGTGACCGGTCCGATCGCCGTCGAGGGCGCGGAACCGGGTGACGCGGTGGCGGTGCACTTCGTCGACATCCGCCCGGCTCGCGACTGGGCCGTCTCCACCACCTTCCCGCACTTCGGCGCGCTGACCGCGACCCACACCACCGCCATGCTGCACGACGCCCTGCCCGAGCGGGTGTGGCTCTACGACGTGGACGTGGACCGGGGGGTGTGCCGGTTCCACGCCCGGAGCAGCGAGTTCGAGGTGGAGCTCCCGCTGGACCCCATGCACGGCACGGTCGGCGTCGCGCCCGCCGCCGGCGAGGTGCTGATGAGCATCAGCCCCGGCGCGCACGGCGGGAACATGGACACCCCGGAGCTGCGCGCGGGCACCACGGCGTACTTCCCGGTCAACGTGCCCGGCGCGCTGATCTCCCTCGGCGACGGCCACTGCCGCCAGGGCGAGGGCGAGGTCTGCGGCACGGCGGTGGAAGCGGCGATGTCCACCGTGGTCGTGGTGGACCTGGTCAAGGGCGCGGCCCCGGCCTGGCCCCGCCTGGAGAACGACGACCACCTGATGAGCACCGGCTCGGCCCGCCCGCTGGAGGACGCCTTCCGCATCAGCCAGCACGACCTGGTGGGCTGGACTGCCCAGCTGCTGGGCCTGGACGTGCTCGACGCCTACCAGTTGGTCAGCCAGGCGGGCCTGGCGCCGGCGGGCAACGTGGTGGACACCAACTACACCATGGTGGCCAAGCTGCCGAAGCTCCTTCTGGGGAACGCCACCGCGTACGACGGGATCCACGCGCGCCTGCGCGAGACGGCGAGCCGTTATCTGGCCGAACGCTGAAGCTGTTCGCCCGTCGCCCGGTGGACGGCGGCGGCGTAGGCGCGGTGGAGCTCGTGGGCCATCGTCTTGCCGGCGGCGGCGAACAGCTCCTCGTACAGGGCCGGGCCGGTGTTGACGTCCACGACCATCGGGCGTCCTTCGTGGCAGATCACGTCGAACCCGACCAGCGGCAGGTCGAATGCGCGGCGTGCGGCGTGCAGCAGGCCGGTGTGGGACGGCGGCACCTCCTGGTACCGGACGCTGCCGCCGCCGCGCCCGGCGTCGTAGACCTTCCACGCCGTGTCGTTCCACCGGGCGTGGCGGTCGCCGTCCTTGCGGAAGCCGTAGGCGATCTCGCCGCCGACGAACGTGACGCCCAGCCAGTCGTGCGGGCTGTTGGGGTAGAAGCGTTCCAGCAGGAAACTGCGCCCGGAGGCCGCCTGCGAGACCCCGCGCACCCGCGTCTCGGTCGTCTCCGCGTCGATGTAGCCGACGATGTCGCGCAGGGTCGTGAAGCTGTCGATGAACGTGACGCCCCACCCGAAACACCCCCGGCGCGGCTTGAGCACCGCACACCCCCACTCGGCGAGCGCGGGCTCGGCGGCCTCGACGTTGCGGGCGCTGACCAGGACGCTGTCCGGCACGGCCACACCCGCGCGGTCGAGGGTCAGGTACGCCCAGTGCTTGTCGAACGCCACGGCGACCTGCTCGGGATCGGGGATGACGAGGGTGTCGCGGTTGAGCGTGAGCAACGCGTCCAGGTCGTAGCTGCCCGGTTTGCGCGCGAAGTCGACGTGCCAGAGGTAGACGTCCAGGTCGCTCAGGCAGACGTCACCGCAGTAGACGCGCCCTCGCCGGATGTGGGACTCGCGGAAGTCCAGCCCGTGCACGACCTCCCACCCGGGCGTCTGTTCCAGCAGCCCCAGGAGCACCGCGTGCTCGTCGGGCGCGATGACACCCCCGCCGTCCGCTTTGGCGGGGAGGAACGTCCCGACTGACAGCATCGTCACCTGCCTCCACAGGCGACGGTACCGAGGCTGCGGTCCGGCCGAGGCGGTGCGGGACGTCCGAACGCCCAAGTGCACCTGAAAGTGTCTACCTCACCCGTCGGTCGGGTCAGTCGAGGTGGACGGCGTCCGCCATCGCGCGATAGCCGGCGTCGTTGGGGTGCGGGTGGTCGCCGCTGTCGAAAGCGGGGTCGAGGGCGTCGGTGTCGGCCTGCCAGGCGAGGACGCGGTCGAAGTCGACGACCTCGTCGTAGACGCCGCTGGTGCGGACCCAGGTGTCGACCTCGTCGCGCTTGGCCTCGGCGAGCGGGGTGTGGTGGCGGGAACCCTTCATGGGTGGCATGGTGCCGCCGATGACCCGCAGGCCCCTGGCCCGTGCTCGGCGGACCAACTCCCGGTGCCCGGACTTGACCTCGGCCGCCGACACCTCCGTGTACGGGGCGGCCGGCGGGTTTCGCTCATGCCGATGTCGTTGACGCCGACCAGCACGACGACGGCACCCACGCCGGGCCGGCCGGGCACGTCGCGGTCGAACCGGACGGTCGCCCGCTCGCCGAGCCAGGCCGAGTCGACGGTCACTCGGTTGCCGTCGATGCCCTGGTTGAGCACGGTCGGTGCCGCGAGGGCGGTCCCGGTGCCGGCGGAGACCACGGCGAGGACCGCGAGAGCGGCTGCTGTCCTTTGTGGATTCACAGGTCGACGTCCTCACTTCGCGGTTCGGGTTCCGCGGATGGCGATGGTGATCACGAGCAGGAACGCGACCAAGGCGGTCAGGGTGCGTGCGACGTTGAACATCTCCCACCGCTGGAGCTGCACGGCGTAGTCGGCGGGTGGTGTGGTCACCGCCCACTCCTTGATCCGGCCGTTGATCGGCACGTTGCCCAGGCGGGTGATCAGGAACGACGCAACCGCCAACGCGCCGGCCGCACCCGCCAGGTACCGGTGGGTGCCCCGGACGAGGACGGCGAGGGCGAGCGAGCTGAGCGCGGCCAGGGCCATCGTGGTCTGCATGACGGGGCCGTTCATCCGCATGAGCGCCGAGTGGAAGGTCAGGCGCACGTCGAGCGGCACCACGTTGAACGTCGTCGCCACGTTGACCGCGCCGTAGCCGAAGGCGCCCGAGAGCAGGCCGGTGGACAGCAGGGCGAGGCCGGTGACCAGGCGGACGAGCATGGGGTTCTCCTTGTGGGGCACGGGTTCAGGGGGTGGCCGCCGCGGCGGCGATGTCGGCGAGCATGCGGGTGCGCCGCTCCGGGGAGATGACCCGG
This DNA window, taken from Saccharothrix variisporea, encodes the following:
- a CDS encoding P-loop NTPase fold protein; the encoded protein is MNPDLADEITRTTAELFSSPEFAHYADHQASLSERVRRGHPTLEDRLRPLRNARATERQQLELRRRMMRIGRAMSIVALAFAATAFVLCWYSLPRTLPAAVSWTLITAMTGLLMLVAAVTVRSITRRAFVLRSRAADRAEAAYDRELRAAVTETVTTAINEELGPRGIVAFPTRAPRLVELDTSVITPSATVDYVRDFITSHESSAIGLAGTRGSGKSTVMRALRKDERLSRHPVFFPAPVKYDEGEFIRRLLSEVANVIAGKPVGRTGERVRRTRTAFSTAVGLVGLSIALFRLLDLSWDSTPIDFYLAISLGLLTFSATGLVYSAVNALTPVAEPGAADVRQARRIQHLLKWEVEHGATSKNTVKLWSVFETADEDSVKHKSRAMSHADLVMELRELLTLFAAGHRDDKLVICVDELDKLDKPESLVSVVNELKDLFHIQGVHFVVAVSTDALAAFEQRGLPARDAFDSAFDVVVRAEPLTLDESVSVVTARAAGFAPLIAMFCHAWSGGLPRDLLRTARMAVELQRRSNAPLTMVDLVSHVIRHDLRHATTAAVRAAGSDDPDITPLWELHTLVDGQATEDDLAGLVFQSEVGEVLRAKAVLGVHLIRLASTMSRFDTYWDDRSPKSTSLKALLSDIGMAMTRITGPRPMREAAVAKATRRFDPAVLRTSG
- a CDS encoding substrate-binding domain-containing protein translates to MDSTAVVRDRVEVAVAGPDPGVLRLGLLLPLSGALGLTGPSGLSAASLAATEVNAAGGVRGRRVELVLLDAGRAPREVAADAVGMLGLVDAFVGFHTSDVHRALEVALGGRVPYVFTPPHEGGTRLPGVVLLGESPGRQLAPAVRWLVARRGLRRWALVGSDYIWPRAVHRAVSAIVRAVGAEVVWERLVPFPEPGIDAERIVAGLARAGAEAVVVSLVGRELARFNRVFAASALAQRVVRLSGALEENVLLATGGDDTGELYAAMRSFAGQGDDRRIALAERYRALFGGGAPVLDVYAEGCYDGVLLTAALAATGGLTASKAQVEAARLLADPPRGAWPVGSLGAPSPGGFLARADGLDLTVITRF
- a CDS encoding GDSL-type esterase/lipase family protein, which translates into the protein MGDVQRRTHPDRLGRVPARDHHRHPRNPNREVRTSTCESTKDSSRSRGPRRGLRRHRDRPRGTDRAQPGHRRQPSDRRLGLARRAGDRPVRPRRARPARRGCRRRAGRRQRHRHERNPPAAPYTEVSAAEVKSGHRELVRRARARGLRVIGGTMPPMKGSRHHTPLAEAKRDEVDTWVRTSGVYDEVVDFDRVLAWQADTDALDPAFDSGDHPHPNDAGYRAMADAVHLD
- a CDS encoding acetamidase/formamidase family protein — its product is MSIEVVRLDPERYAYAFGGQEPLLTVRPGTVVELSTEDCFGGAVRTVDDLPSRVCTFPYLNPVTGPIAVEGAEPGDAVAVHFVDIRPARDWAVSTTFPHFGALTATHTTAMLHDALPERVWLYDVDVDRGVCRFHARSSEFEVELPLDPMHGTVGVAPAAGEVLMSISPGAHGGNMDTPELRAGTTAYFPVNVPGALISLGDGHCRQGEGEVCGTAVEAAMSTVVVVDLVKGAAPAWPRLENDDHLMSTGSARPLEDAFRISQHDLVGWTAQLLGLDVLDAYQLVSQAGLAPAGNVVDTNYTMVAKLPKLLLGNATAYDGIHARLRETASRYLAER
- a CDS encoding APC family permease; translated protein: MSQDTDLERYGYTQELRRSLGFRDLLVYGLIFMVPIAPFGIFGGVFQGSGGMVALTYVIGMVAMLFTANSYAQMSKAFPLAGSVYTYAGRGIGAPVGFLAGWMVLLDYVLVPGLLYLIAGVAMNSLVPAVPVWLWLVAFVLLNTAVNYLGIEMTARVNRIMLVAELVVLAVFVVIGVVAVAQGKGRGFSFDAFYTGETFSWPLVLGAVSIAVLSFLGFDGISTLAEENRESARAIGRSMVAALVLVGVLFVVQTWVAAMLVPDAQALLTEGDPGGTAFYDAARVAGGEWLAVLTAVATAVSWGFANSLVAQAATSRLLFAMARDRSLPRFLAKVHPTRRVPVNATLLVAGVSLVLGLYMQSREDGITLMSSLVNFGAMIAFLLLHVAVVVHYVVRQRSRDWWKHLIAPVIGFAVLAFVVVNAKLAAQTSGLVWLGLGVVLMVVLLATGRGLRLSGLGGTEEEK
- a CDS encoding ATP-grasp domain-containing protein, which codes for MLSVGTFLPAKADGGGVIAPDEHAVLLGLLEQTPGWEVVHGLDFRESHIRRGRVYCGDVCLSDLDVYLWHVDFARKPGSYDLDALLTLNRDTLVIPDPEQVAVAFDKHWAYLTLDRAGVAVPDSVLVSARNVEAAEPALAEWGCAVLKPRRGCFGWGVTFIDSFTTLRDIVGYIDAETTETRVRGVSQAASGRSFLLERFYPNSPHDWLGVTFVGGEIAYGFRKDGDRHARWNDTAWKVYDAGRGGGSVRYQEVPPSHTGLLHAARRAFDLPLVGFDVICHEGRPMVVDVNTGPALYEELFAAAGKTMAHELHRAYAAAVHRATGEQLQRSAR
- a CDS encoding MarR family winged helix-turn-helix transcriptional regulator — translated: MSNLPGEGHVMAGQRGTRVAGADLVDLLTRAQRALVRDLGTVLEEEGCTVDQWRVLRALAAEERSMGELAAALEIPHPTLTRVVDALVDSALLYRTQSEEDRRRVSVHVSPLGRTKLNRLESLAAAHERALATRIGPETVTRLTDLLRDLP
- a CDS encoding PhoX family protein, yielding MDRRTVLRGAVAGALLGGPFAGFLNRAAAEPARANVLGPVPDLRDGAVRLWLPEGFQYRSFHDTESTVVLDGQTVLPGRHDGMGAFRAGNGNYLLVRNHELNGPGKAFGDPGQAYDTAAQAGCTTVEVTRYGEVRHARTSLNGTMMNCSGGRMPWGSWISCEETVNGPDVGPDFTGAPNVALTQRHGFVFEVPADGESDREPITAAGRFAHESVAFDPAGGHLYLTEDNFGFASGFYRYRPRHHPMTTGRLDNHGRLQMLKVKGVPNAHLEAAQPTGTSYETEWVDIDDPAPTFPYTPGQAAPTTNDTALNHVAAQGQAQGAAMFSRLEGSAYDRGVVYFTSTQGGGPAETGPDTATGYGNGTGQIWGYDTTSGVLTLLYQSPGPDVLDFPDNVTTSKRGTLVVCEDGVNDNYLRGLTRDGQLFDIALNRLVSGSGTPRFNDEFAGSTFSPDGHTLFVNIQASRGMTFAIWGPWGRIGV
- a CDS encoding DUF1772 domain-containing protein — encoded protein: MLVRLVTGLALLSTGLLSGAFGYGAVNVATTFNVVPLDVRLTFHSALMRMNGPVMQTTMALAALSSLALAVLVRGTHRYLAGAAGALAVASFLITRLGNVPINGRIKEWAVTTPPADYAVQLQRWEMFNVARTLTALVAFLLVITIAIRGTRTAK